A genomic region of Leptotrichia hofstadii contains the following coding sequences:
- a CDS encoding DNA-3-methyladenine glycosylase, with protein sequence MIKFFKQDTISLAKDLLGKLILVKKDDEILGGYIVETEAYLGAVDRACHGFEGKRTPKVEALFGKAGTVYIYTMHTHKMLNIVSCEEGNPQAVLIRGIEPVINVERMVENRGKSGILVSNGPGKLTKAMGISDKFNKSNIFEITKNFHKITQELIYNSENMKENLLYVDFENSKIPKKIEISARIGIPNKGIWTEKQLRYFVAGNKYVSRMKKSEFNDNCWK encoded by the coding sequence ATGATAAAGTTTTTTAAGCAGGATACAATTTCGCTTGCAAAAGATTTACTTGGGAAATTGATACTTGTGAAAAAGGATGATGAAATATTAGGGGGATATATTGTGGAAACAGAGGCTTATTTGGGAGCAGTTGATAGGGCTTGTCACGGATTTGAAGGCAAAAGGACTCCAAAGGTTGAGGCTTTATTCGGAAAAGCTGGCACAGTTTATATTTATACAATGCATACGCATAAAATGCTTAATATTGTCAGCTGTGAAGAAGGAAATCCGCAGGCAGTACTGATTAGGGGAATTGAGCCAGTGATTAATGTTGAAAGAATGGTTGAAAATAGAGGAAAATCTGGGATTCTAGTTAGCAATGGTCCGGGAAAATTGACAAAGGCTATGGGAATTAGTGACAAATTTAATAAGAGTAATATTTTTGAAATTACTAAAAATTTTCATAAAATAACGCAAGAATTGATTTATAATAGTGAAAATATGAAGGAAAATCTACTTTATGTTGATTTTGAAAATAGTAAAATTCCAAAGAAAATTGAAATTTCGGCAAGAATAGGAATTCCAAACAAAGGAATCTGGACAGAAAAGCAATTACGATATTTTGTGGCAGGGAATAAATATGTTTCAAGAATGAAAAAATCTGAATTTAATGATAATTGTTGGAAATAA
- the hpf gene encoding ribosome hibernation-promoting factor, HPF/YfiA family: MKIIISGKQLKITDAIKNYTEEKVSKISKYSDAITEIDVVLTVEDTKSEGPVHKADGLVYASGTKIKIEAENKDLYAAIDDLSDRLERQVRKYKEKQKDYNKKGSR, translated from the coding sequence ATGAAAATCATTATTAGCGGAAAACAACTTAAAATTACAGATGCAATTAAAAATTATACTGAAGAAAAAGTAAGCAAAATTTCTAAGTATTCAGATGCTATCACAGAAATCGATGTTGTTCTAACAGTCGAAGATACCAAGTCTGAAGGTCCTGTTCACAAAGCTGATGGATTAGTTTATGCAAGTGGTACAAAAATAAAAATAGAAGCTGAAAATAAAGACTTATACGCAGCGATTGACGACTTATCTGACAGACTGGAAAGACAAGTTAGAAAATATAAAGAAAAACAAAAAGATTATAATAAAAAAGGTTCTCGTTAA
- a CDS encoding EexN family lipoprotein: MKKVKAMLILTAFIGLLSCGGNSADDLKKDEKLLKETMQKCSTGKLKLNDKNCVNVKKVQAEMAKEVWDKNKAEIEAKVKENEKYIENGQYEHMFDLLPEKVAEHVGKANGVTAKEFVEEVSKYASEEYEDGKLILTRDFSKARVNQTFSGRTYVIVPLSSQLKISDGKSEESKSETLIFEDEGKWYMINIDKTSIPVLKEVYPDLKELKELK, encoded by the coding sequence ATGAAAAAAGTTAAAGCTATGCTGATTTTAACAGCGTTTATTGGATTATTAAGCTGTGGAGGTAATTCAGCGGATGATTTAAAAAAAGATGAAAAACTTCTGAAGGAAACAATGCAGAAATGTAGCACAGGAAAATTAAAATTAAATGACAAAAATTGTGTTAATGTAAAGAAAGTTCAAGCTGAAATGGCAAAGGAAGTTTGGGATAAAAATAAAGCCGAAATTGAGGCTAAGGTAAAAGAGAATGAAAAATATATAGAAAATGGACAATACGAGCATATGTTTGATTTGCTTCCAGAAAAAGTGGCTGAACATGTAGGAAAAGCCAACGGAGTTACTGCAAAGGAATTTGTAGAAGAAGTATCTAAATATGCATCCGAAGAATATGAAGATGGAAAACTGATATTAACAAGAGATTTCAGCAAAGCAAGAGTAAATCAGACTTTCTCTGGTAGAACATACGTAATTGTACCGCTTAGTTCCCAGTTGAAGATAAGCGATGGTAAATCTGAAGAAAGTAAAAGCGAAACTTTAATATTTGAAGATGAAGGGAAATGGTATATGATAAATATTGATAAAACATCAATACCAGTATTAAAAGAAGTATATCCTGATTTAAAAGAGTTAAAGGAGTTGAAATAA